In Holophagales bacterium, one DNA window encodes the following:
- the kdpB gene encoding potassium-transporting ATPase subunit KdpB: MTRKRPSLFDPALVAPALVASFRKLDPRVQLKNPVMFVVEVVSVLTTGLWIQALAGHGEAPAGFILAVSLLLWATVLFANFAEAMAEGRGKAQAAALRKSRQETIARRLSSASRSSAAERVGSASLRRGDLVLVEAGEVIPSDGEILEGIASVDESAVTGESAPVIREAGGDRSSVTGGTRVLSDWMIVRVTSDPGETFLDRIIGLVEGARRQKTPNEIALQILLAAFTLIFLFVTVTLLPFSVYSVRAAGSGAVVSVTALVALLVCLIPTTIGGLLSAIGIAGMDRMLRANVIAMSGRAVEAAGDVDVLLLDKTGTITLGNRQASELVPAAGVSEAELADAAQLASLADETPEGRSIVVLAKERYGLRQRELHEIDATFVPFTAQTRMSGVDVDGRRIRKGAPDAIAALLRQQGVDLPAELQARVDAIARTGSTPLLVAEGARALGVVHLKDIVKGGIRERFAALRRMGIKTVMITGDNRLTAAAIAAEAGVDDFLAEATPEAKLKLIREYQVGGRLVAMTGDGTNDAPALAQADVAVAMNSGTQAAKEASNMVDLDSNPTKLLETVEIGKQLLMTRGALTTFSIANDVAKYFAIIPAAFAVTYPALDALNVMHLATPQSAILSALIFNALIIVALIPLALRGVRYRPVGAAQLLRRNLLIYGLGGLVAPFAGIKLIDVVLAAFGWV; encoded by the coding sequence ATGACTCGCAAGCGACCCTCTCTGTTCGACCCCGCGCTGGTCGCCCCGGCGCTCGTCGCCAGCTTTCGCAAGCTCGACCCGCGCGTGCAGCTGAAGAACCCGGTGATGTTCGTCGTCGAGGTGGTGAGCGTGTTGACCACCGGCCTGTGGATCCAGGCGCTCGCCGGACACGGGGAGGCGCCGGCCGGGTTCATCCTCGCTGTCTCGCTGCTGCTCTGGGCGACCGTCCTCTTCGCCAACTTCGCCGAGGCGATGGCGGAGGGGCGAGGCAAGGCGCAGGCCGCGGCCCTGCGCAAGTCCCGCCAGGAGACGATCGCGCGGCGTCTCTCGAGCGCCAGCCGGTCGTCCGCCGCCGAGAGGGTCGGGTCGGCGAGCCTGCGCCGCGGCGACCTGGTGCTGGTCGAGGCCGGCGAGGTCATCCCGTCCGACGGCGAGATCCTCGAGGGGATCGCCTCGGTCGACGAGAGCGCGGTGACCGGCGAGAGCGCCCCGGTGATCCGCGAAGCGGGCGGGGATCGCAGCTCGGTGACCGGCGGCACGCGCGTGCTGTCGGACTGGATGATCGTCCGGGTGACCAGCGATCCCGGCGAGACGTTCCTCGACCGCATCATCGGTCTGGTCGAGGGCGCGCGCCGGCAGAAGACGCCCAACGAGATCGCCCTGCAGATCCTGCTCGCCGCCTTCACGCTCATCTTCCTCTTCGTCACCGTCACCCTGCTGCCGTTCTCCGTCTACAGCGTCCGGGCGGCCGGGAGCGGTGCGGTGGTCAGCGTCACCGCGCTCGTCGCGCTCCTCGTCTGCCTCATCCCGACGACCATCGGCGGTCTGCTCTCGGCGATCGGCATCGCCGGCATGGACCGCATGCTGCGCGCCAACGTCATCGCCATGTCGGGCCGGGCGGTGGAGGCGGCAGGCGACGTCGACGTGCTGCTGCTCGACAAGACGGGGACGATCACCCTCGGCAATCGGCAGGCGTCGGAGCTGGTGCCTGCCGCCGGAGTGAGCGAGGCGGAGCTCGCCGACGCCGCGCAGCTCGCCTCGCTCGCCGACGAGACTCCCGAGGGTCGGAGCATCGTCGTGCTGGCCAAGGAGCGCTACGGCCTGCGCCAGCGCGAGCTCCACGAGATCGACGCCACCTTCGTGCCGTTCACCGCGCAGACGCGGATGAGCGGCGTCGACGTCGACGGCCGGCGGATTCGCAAGGGGGCTCCCGACGCCATCGCGGCGCTGCTGCGCCAGCAGGGCGTCGACCTCCCCGCCGAGCTCCAGGCGCGCGTCGACGCGATCGCGCGCACCGGCAGCACGCCGCTGCTGGTCGCCGAGGGGGCGCGGGCGCTCGGCGTCGTCCACCTCAAGGACATCGTCAAGGGCGGCATCCGCGAACGCTTCGCGGCGCTGCGCCGCATGGGGATCAAGACGGTGATGATCACCGGCGACAACCGCCTCACCGCGGCGGCGATCGCCGCCGAGGCGGGAGTCGACGACTTCCTCGCCGAGGCGACTCCGGAGGCCAAGCTCAAGCTCATCCGCGAGTACCAGGTCGGCGGCCGGCTGGTGGCGATGACCGGCGACGGCACGAACGACGCGCCGGCGCTCGCCCAGGCCGACGTGGCGGTGGCGATGAACTCCGGCACGCAGGCGGCGAAGGAGGCGAGCAACATGGTCGACCTCGACTCCAACCCGACGAAGCTCCTGGAGACGGTGGAGATCGGCAAGCAGCTGCTGATGACGCGCGGCGCTCTCACCACCTTCTCGATCGCCAACGACGTGGCCAAGTACTTCGCGATCATCCCGGCCGCCTTCGCCGTGACCTATCCCGCCCTCGACGCGCTGAACGTCATGCACCTCGCGACGCCGCAGAGCGCCATCCTGTCGGCGCTGATCTTCAACGCGCTGATCATCGTCGCGCTGATTCCGCTCGCCCTGCGCGGCGTGCGGTACCGGCCGGTGGGCGCGGCGCAGCTGCTGCGCCGCAACCTGCTGATCTACGGGCTCGGCGGCCTCGTGGCCCCGTTCGCCGGGATCAAGCTCATCGACGTGGTGCTCGCCGCGTTTGGCTGGGTGTGA
- the kdpC gene encoding potassium-transporting ATPase subunit KdpC, translating into MLSQTKPAILLLLVLTVLTGLLYPLGVTAFAQVFFPRQANGSLVTRDGRVVGSELVGQPFAAPEYFWGRPSATVPPYDAGASAGANLGPTNPALVERVAATVSALRAAHGEGPIPVDLATSSASGLDPHLSPAAALYQVPRVARARGLTVEAVRRLVEQQVEGRQLGFLGEPRVNVLRLNLALDAGAAGAVR; encoded by the coding sequence ATGCTGAGTCAGACGAAACCCGCGATCCTGCTGTTGCTCGTCCTCACCGTCCTGACCGGACTGCTCTATCCGCTCGGCGTCACCGCGTTCGCCCAGGTCTTCTTCCCTCGGCAGGCCAACGGGAGCCTCGTGACCCGCGACGGAAGGGTGGTCGGATCGGAGCTCGTCGGCCAGCCGTTCGCCGCGCCGGAGTACTTCTGGGGACGGCCGTCGGCGACGGTGCCGCCGTACGACGCCGGAGCCTCCGCCGGCGCGAACCTCGGGCCGACGAATCCGGCGCTCGTCGAGCGCGTCGCCGCCACGGTGTCGGCGCTGCGGGCGGCCCACGGAGAGGGTCCGATTCCGGTGGACCTGGCGACGAGCTCGGCGAGCGGGTTGGATCCGCACCTCTCGCCGGCGGCGGCGCTCTACCAGGTCCCACGGGTGGCGCGGGCGCGCGGCCTCACGGTCGAGGCGGTGCGACGGTTGGTCGAGCAGCAGGTCGAGGGGCGCCAGCTCGGCTTCCTCGGCGAGCCGCGAGTCAACGTGCTGCGACTCAATCTCGCGCTCGACGCCGGGGCGGCGGGAGCGGTGCGGTAG
- a CDS encoding sensor histidine kinase KdpD, translating to MDPRRPDPDALLAQVVAAEEAARRGRLKVFLGAAPGVGKTYAMLNAARDLRAQGVDVVVGIVETHRRAETEALLEGLEVLPRQKLEYKGRSLDELDLDALLRRRPRVALIDELAHRNAPGARHLRRYQDIEELLDAGIDVYTTVNVQHLESLNDVVAQFTGVRVRETVPDTFFDRLRDIVLIDLPPRELIERLHQGKVYVPEQARAALDRFFSPSNLAALRELAMQTAADRVDAEVREHQTAQGGMAGAPIRRRVLAALDGHAHADYLVRVARRFAEQRHAPWTIAYVDTGSRRTDRESLGAAFQLAKRLGGETVILRGTSVADEILNYASHHAVSSILIGKTRERPLARALGRTVTQQLLARGGRFDLTLVDTPFSRAESRRRQRIEEPWSARAREVAFAGVATGAAIAVSSALDRLLPAPGLASVFLTAVVAIAVRARRSVALLGAVFCFLAYNFFFTEPRWSFSIGHQTDVVAVFAFLAAALVCSDLAARLRSQMLALRAANAHAGAIQGLAERLAAAVDEGEVLRCGAEQLASALGCEAVVLRLTEANTLRLAGRQPLAAELEVRDEAVADWSVRHGQPAGRYTGTLSASAWWFLPLLLERGPVGAVGLRFAADQLTLSEEQRLLAEAMTQLVALAADRAHLAADLEKAHLEGETERLRTALLASVSHDLRSPLSSVIGAATSLSAYGDAMSEPDRQELLASIRGEGERLDRYIQNLLDMTRLGSGGLKLERDWVSVEDVVGSAVARLRRLFPAVDVVVEIAPDVPLLFVHPALIEQAMFNILENAGKFSPPGEPVTMRVASASGSLVVEIADRGPGIPEAERHRIFDLFWSAARGDRGQRGSGLGLTIVRGMVGAHGGRVEALPGPGGVGTTIRVTLPLTEPPHSRAAEEDG from the coding sequence ATGGACCCTCGACGCCCCGACCCCGACGCGCTGCTCGCCCAGGTCGTCGCTGCGGAGGAGGCGGCGCGCCGCGGGCGGCTGAAGGTCTTCCTGGGCGCGGCGCCCGGCGTCGGCAAGACCTACGCCATGCTCAACGCCGCGCGCGACCTGCGGGCGCAGGGCGTCGACGTGGTGGTGGGGATCGTCGAGACCCATCGGCGCGCCGAGACCGAGGCGCTGCTCGAAGGCCTCGAGGTCCTGCCGCGACAGAAGCTGGAGTACAAGGGCCGCTCACTCGACGAGCTCGATCTCGACGCGCTGCTCCGGCGGCGCCCGCGCGTCGCCCTGATCGACGAGCTGGCCCACCGCAACGCGCCGGGGGCCCGCCACCTGCGCCGCTACCAGGACATCGAAGAGCTTCTCGACGCCGGCATCGACGTCTACACGACGGTCAACGTGCAGCACCTCGAGAGCCTCAACGACGTCGTCGCCCAGTTCACCGGCGTGCGCGTGCGCGAGACGGTCCCCGACACCTTCTTCGACCGGCTGCGCGACATCGTGCTCATCGACCTTCCGCCGCGCGAGCTGATCGAGCGCCTCCACCAGGGGAAGGTCTACGTCCCGGAGCAGGCGCGAGCGGCGCTCGACCGCTTCTTCTCGCCCTCGAACCTCGCTGCGTTGCGCGAGCTGGCGATGCAGACCGCCGCCGATCGCGTCGACGCCGAGGTGCGCGAGCACCAGACGGCGCAAGGCGGCATGGCGGGCGCACCGATCCGCCGGCGCGTCCTCGCGGCGCTCGACGGTCACGCCCACGCCGACTACCTGGTGCGCGTCGCCCGCCGCTTCGCCGAGCAGCGCCACGCCCCGTGGACGATCGCCTACGTCGACACCGGAAGCCGGCGCACCGACCGCGAGAGCCTCGGCGCCGCCTTCCAGCTCGCCAAGCGGCTGGGCGGCGAGACGGTGATCCTGCGCGGGACGAGCGTTGCCGACGAGATCCTCAACTACGCGAGCCACCACGCCGTCTCGTCGATCCTGATCGGCAAGACGCGCGAGCGCCCGCTCGCCCGGGCGCTGGGCCGCACCGTCACCCAGCAGCTGCTCGCCCGCGGCGGGCGCTTCGACCTCACCCTGGTCGACACGCCGTTCTCGCGCGCCGAGTCGCGACGCCGACAGCGGATCGAGGAGCCGTGGTCCGCGCGCGCTCGCGAGGTCGCCTTCGCAGGCGTGGCCACCGGCGCGGCGATCGCCGTGTCGAGCGCGCTCGATCGCCTCCTGCCGGCACCGGGGCTGGCGTCGGTGTTCCTGACCGCCGTGGTGGCGATCGCCGTGCGTGCCCGCCGCAGCGTCGCGCTCCTCGGTGCCGTCTTCTGCTTTCTCGCCTACAACTTCTTCTTCACCGAGCCGCGGTGGAGCTTCAGCATCGGCCACCAGACCGACGTCGTGGCGGTGTTCGCCTTCCTCGCGGCGGCGCTCGTCTGCAGCGACCTGGCGGCGCGTCTGCGCTCCCAGATGCTGGCCTTGCGGGCGGCCAACGCACACGCCGGGGCGATCCAGGGGCTGGCCGAGCGACTCGCGGCGGCGGTCGACGAAGGCGAGGTGCTGCGCTGCGGTGCCGAGCAGCTGGCCTCGGCGCTCGGCTGCGAGGCGGTCGTGCTCCGCCTCACCGAGGCGAACACGTTGCGTCTCGCCGGACGACAGCCGCTCGCCGCCGAGCTCGAGGTCCGGGACGAAGCGGTGGCCGACTGGAGCGTTCGCCACGGCCAGCCGGCCGGCCGCTACACCGGCACGCTCTCGGCCTCGGCCTGGTGGTTTTTGCCGCTGCTGCTCGAGCGCGGTCCCGTCGGCGCGGTCGGCCTGCGTTTCGCGGCCGACCAGCTCACGCTCTCCGAAGAGCAGCGGCTGCTCGCCGAGGCGATGACCCAGCTCGTCGCCCTGGCGGCCGACCGGGCGCACCTCGCTGCCGACCTCGAGAAGGCCCATCTCGAGGGCGAGACGGAGCGCCTGCGAACGGCGCTGCTCGCCTCGGTGTCGCACGATCTGCGTTCCCCGCTCTCCTCGGTCATCGGCGCGGCGACGAGTCTCTCGGCCTACGGCGACGCGATGTCGGAGCCCGATCGCCAGGAGCTGCTCGCCTCGATCCGCGGCGAAGGCGAGCGGCTCGACCGCTACATCCAGAACCTGCTCGACATGACCCGGCTGGGCTCGGGCGGGCTCAAGCTCGAGCGCGACTGGGTGAGCGTGGAGGACGTCGTCGGCTCGGCGGTGGCGCGGCTGCGGCGGCTCTTCCCGGCGGTCGACGTCGTGGTCGAGATCGCACCGGACGTGCCGCTGCTCTTCGTCCACCCGGCGCTCATCGAGCAGGCGATGTTCAACATCCTCGAGAACGCCGGCAAGTTCTCACCGCCGGGCGAGCCGGTGACGATGCGCGTGGCGAGCGCATCGGGCAGTCTGGTGGTCGAGATCGCGGACCGTGGGCCGGGGATTCCCGAGGCCGAGCGCCACCGGATCTTCGACCTCTTCTGGAGCGCGGCGCGCGGCGACCGCGGCCAGCGCGGCAGCGGCCTCGGTCTGACGATCGTGCGCGGCATGGTGGGAGCACACGGCGGACGCGTCGAGGCCCTGCCGGGCCCCGGCGGTGTCGGCACGACGATCCGCGTGACGTTGCCGCTGACCGAGCCGCCGCACTCGCGCGCCGCGGAGGAGGACGGATGA
- a CDS encoding response regulator transcription factor has protein sequence MNEHSALPARLLVVDDEPQIRRFLSISLRSQGYAVTEAGTGREGLESLALAGADLVVLDLGLPDMDGHEVLRELREWTKVPVIVLSVRSSEAEKVQALDGGASDYVTKPFGIQELMARVRGLLRERSTAQEAPPVFDDGHLRVDLSRRLVSVAGEPVRLTRKEYAVLALLVRSLGCVVTQQQMLREIWGPAHLEDTHYLRIVVARIRTKLGGEAAGRRYVQTEAGIGYRFVGEAPEPSSRS, from the coding sequence ATGAACGAGCACAGCGCCCTGCCGGCGCGCCTGCTGGTCGTCGACGACGAGCCGCAGATCCGTCGCTTCCTGTCGATCAGCCTGCGCTCCCAGGGGTACGCCGTGACCGAGGCGGGGACCGGCCGCGAGGGGCTCGAGTCGCTGGCGCTGGCCGGTGCGGATCTCGTCGTCCTCGATCTCGGCCTGCCGGACATGGATGGCCACGAGGTGCTCCGTGAGCTGCGCGAGTGGACGAAGGTGCCGGTGATCGTCCTCTCGGTGCGCTCGTCGGAGGCGGAGAAGGTGCAGGCGCTCGACGGCGGGGCGAGCGACTACGTCACCAAGCCGTTCGGCATCCAGGAGCTCATGGCGCGCGTGCGCGGCCTGTTGCGCGAGCGCTCGACCGCCCAGGAGGCGCCGCCGGTGTTCGACGACGGCCACCTGCGCGTCGACCTGTCGCGGCGGCTGGTCTCGGTCGCCGGCGAGCCCGTCCGCCTGACGCGCAAGGAGTACGCGGTGCTGGCGCTGCTGGTGCGCAGCCTGGGTTGCGTGGTCACCCAGCAGCAGATGTTGCGCGAGATCTGGGGGCCGGCGCACCTCGAAGACACGCACTACCTGCGCATCGTCGTGGCGAGGATCCGCACCAAGCTGGGCGGTGAGGCGGCCGGTCGCCGCTACGTGCAGACCGAGGCCGGGATCGGCTACCGCTTCGTCGGCGAAGCGCCGGAGCCGTCGAGCCGGAGCTGA
- a CDS encoding DUF4118 domain-containing protein: MTPQPRLALRLLTASAAIGVATLAAALLSRHLAPVNLMMLFLLAVVACAATLGQGPAAWSALLGVGIFDFFFVPPHLTFAVDDAQYLLTFVGMLVVGLTVSTLTERLRRENAAIGERERRATALWRLGRRLADAEIEEALELAAVDETREAFGADAVLVALDRSGQLVVRAAAPAERTLPETERAAATATLDTGVRSDRADEGPRGHRGIYLPLPGPQGDVLGALGLLPAAGFKTLSEDDRRLLETFASQIALALGRRHRESPR, encoded by the coding sequence ATGACCCCGCAACCTCGACTTGCCCTCCGCCTGCTCACCGCGAGCGCGGCGATCGGCGTCGCCACGCTCGCCGCCGCGCTGCTTTCACGCCATCTCGCCCCGGTGAACCTGATGATGCTGTTCCTGCTCGCCGTCGTCGCCTGCGCGGCGACGCTCGGCCAGGGCCCCGCCGCCTGGTCGGCGCTGCTCGGCGTGGGGATCTTCGACTTCTTCTTCGTTCCGCCGCACCTGACCTTCGCCGTCGACGACGCCCAGTACCTGCTGACCTTCGTCGGCATGCTGGTCGTGGGGCTCACCGTCTCGACCCTCACCGAGCGCCTGCGTCGCGAGAACGCGGCGATCGGCGAGCGCGAACGGCGGGCCACGGCGCTCTGGCGACTCGGCCGGCGGCTCGCCGACGCCGAGATCGAGGAGGCCCTGGAGCTCGCCGCCGTCGACGAGACACGCGAGGCGTTCGGCGCAGACGCGGTCCTCGTCGCGCTCGACCGCAGCGGTCAGCTCGTCGTGCGCGCCGCCGCCCCGGCGGAGCGGACGCTCCCCGAGACCGAACGAGCTGCGGCGACCGCGACGCTCGACACCGGGGTGCGGAGCGACCGGGCCGACGAAGGTCCGCGCGGCCACCGCGGCATCTACCTGCCGCTGCCCGGGCCGCAGGGCGATGTCCTGGGCGCCCTCGGACTGCTCCCCGCGGCCGGCTTCAAGACACTCTCCGAGGACGACCGGCGTCTGCTCGAGACGTTCGCCAGCCAGATCGCGCTGGCACTCGGTCGACGCCATCGGGAGAGCCCCCGATAG
- a CDS encoding DUF4118 domain-containing protein has protein sequence MRRTIATSAKAIAVVVVCLLGLRLAEANPATAGLLLLVVVLFVATWGGLAVGVAMAVLAAAGFNFFFIPPTGTFHVAEAGDWAALAAFLVTAVLASRLVVSARREAVEARARTAEVQALYDLSVELFATESDDDDLAAAAGHFVAATGARQGGLAFFSESGLSRPPAWIGAEPAEEALHRLESVRVHRQGLEFVAAAGRDFYLPLLLHREAVGVLVALGTPAARGALESAARLLGLARERATLLADRAHMEALRESEALKTALLRAVSHDLSTPLTAMSLQVDGLRRELGGQGASLARLDALGEQLARLQRRIGNLLSLARLEAGSVAPHPEPTPPPDLFRAARESLPFAAASRELRVGVDAECPDLLVDPSLALEIVVNLLENAHRAAPPGSPIELTAARHPTAPQRVRLGVLDRGPGLPALADRREEIDAGDVLPRGLGLEIARSFAEAHGGTLRLSGRPGGGTCAWVDLPAAAGGEG, from the coding sequence ATGCGCCGGACGATCGCCACCAGCGCGAAGGCGATCGCCGTGGTCGTCGTTTGTCTGCTCGGGCTCCGCCTCGCCGAGGCCAATCCCGCGACCGCCGGGTTGCTCCTCCTGGTCGTCGTGCTCTTCGTCGCGACCTGGGGCGGTCTCGCCGTGGGCGTCGCGATGGCGGTGCTCGCCGCGGCCGGGTTCAACTTCTTCTTCATCCCGCCGACCGGGACGTTCCACGTCGCCGAGGCGGGAGACTGGGCGGCGCTCGCCGCCTTCCTGGTCACGGCGGTGCTGGCGAGCCGCCTGGTGGTGTCGGCGCGCCGCGAGGCGGTGGAGGCACGCGCCCGCACCGCCGAGGTCCAGGCGCTCTACGACCTGAGCGTCGAGCTCTTCGCCACCGAGAGCGACGACGACGACCTCGCCGCGGCGGCCGGACACTTCGTCGCGGCGACCGGAGCCCGCCAGGGGGGACTCGCCTTCTTCTCGGAATCGGGGCTCTCGCGTCCCCCGGCGTGGATCGGCGCCGAGCCGGCGGAGGAGGCGCTGCACCGGCTCGAGAGCGTGCGCGTCCACCGGCAGGGGCTCGAGTTCGTCGCCGCCGCGGGTCGCGACTTCTACCTCCCGCTGCTGCTGCACCGCGAGGCCGTCGGGGTGCTGGTGGCGCTCGGCACGCCGGCGGCCCGTGGTGCGCTCGAGTCGGCGGCGCGACTGCTCGGCCTGGCGCGCGAGCGGGCGACGCTGCTCGCCGACCGCGCGCACATGGAGGCGTTGCGCGAGAGCGAGGCGCTCAAGACGGCGTTGCTGCGGGCGGTCTCGCACGACCTGTCGACGCCGCTCACCGCGATGAGCCTGCAGGTCGACGGGCTGCGTCGCGAGCTCGGCGGTCAGGGGGCGAGCCTCGCCCGGCTCGACGCGCTCGGCGAGCAACTCGCCCGGTTGCAGCGGCGGATCGGCAACCTGCTGTCGCTCGCCCGGCTCGAGGCGGGAAGCGTCGCTCCGCATCCCGAGCCGACGCCGCCGCCCGATCTCTTCCGCGCCGCCCGCGAAAGCCTGCCGTTCGCCGCGGCGTCGCGCGAGCTCCGCGTGGGGGTCGACGCCGAGTGTCCGGACCTGCTGGTCGATCCGTCGCTGGCGCTGGAGATCGTCGTCAATCTGCTCGAGAACGCCCATCGCGCCGCACCGCCGGGAAGCCCGATCGAGCTCACCGCGGCGCGCCATCCGACGGCGCCGCAGCGGGTGCGGCTCGGCGTGCTCGACCGCGGCCCCGGCCTGCCGGCGCTGGCCGACCGGCGCGAGGAGATCGACGCCGGCGACGTGCTCCCGCGCGGGCTCGGGCTCGAGATCGCCCGGAGCTTCGCCGAGGCGCACGGCGGCACGCTGCGCCTGAGCGGCCGGCCGGGGGGCGGGACCTGCGCGTGGGTCGACCTGCCGGCGGCGGCAGGCGGGGAGGGATGA
- a CDS encoding response regulator transcription factor codes for MARRVTVLVVDDDASIRRALCDELAAAGYDTVAAADGEEGEQVFEATQPDLVLTDLAMPRADGFVLLRAIRRRHRTPIVVLSVRGGESDKIRALDLGADDYVTKPFSLPELLARVRTQLRRAAPPATRFRFPDLVVDLETRRVTQGERDVHLTPTELAILEVLVTHAGRPVSSRQIAARVWESGDATADTVRVHVGSLRRKLEPDLSCPRYLVTEPWVGYRFIAEPVE; via the coding sequence ATGGCGCGACGCGTGACGGTGCTGGTGGTCGACGATGACGCCTCCATCCGCCGGGCCCTCTGCGACGAGCTGGCCGCGGCGGGTTACGACACGGTGGCGGCGGCGGACGGCGAGGAGGGTGAACAGGTCTTCGAGGCGACGCAGCCCGATCTCGTCCTCACCGACCTCGCGATGCCGCGCGCCGACGGCTTCGTGCTGCTGCGCGCGATCCGCCGGCGCCATCGGACGCCGATCGTCGTCCTCTCGGTGCGCGGCGGCGAGTCCGACAAGATCCGCGCCCTCGATCTCGGCGCCGACGACTACGTCACCAAGCCGTTCTCGCTGCCCGAGCTCCTGGCGCGCGTGCGAACCCAGCTGCGCCGGGCCGCGCCGCCGGCGACACGCTTCCGCTTCCCCGACCTGGTCGTCGATCTCGAGACGCGGCGCGTCACGCAGGGCGAGCGCGACGTTCACCTGACGCCGACCGAGCTCGCCATCCTCGAAGTGCTGGTCACCCACGCCGGGCGGCCGGTCTCGTCGCGGCAGATCGCGGCGCGCGTCTGGGAGAGCGGTGACGCGACCGCCGACACCGTGCGGGTGCACGTCGGTTCGCTGCGGCGCAAGCTCGAGCCGGACCTCTCCTGCCCGCGCTACCTCGTCACCGAGCCCTGGGTCGGCTATCGCTTCATCGCCGAGCCGGTGGAGTAG
- a CDS encoding APC family permease, with protein sequence MSLVAFLAWVGLGADGLSSSAYGPEEAFRALGSHTYLALALAAATAATVMVLSASYAGIIEQFPTGGGGYVVASHLLSPKLGVVSGCALVVDYILTIAVSIASGGNAVFSFLPEAWQFWKMPVEVAAITLLIVLNLRGVKESVEALLPVFLVFLATHALLIGWALFTHLGQVPRLAHQMSTGYSEGLTTLGVGGMLLLFLKAYSLGGGTYTGIEAVSNGLQIMREPRVKTGRRTMALMAVSLALTAAGILVAYLLFDVGAESGKTLNAVLAEAVFGAWTIGGWNVGYWLVLITLLSEGLLLFVAAQAGFIDGPRVMANMAVDSYFPHRFAALSEQLAMHNGVLLMGGAALAVLAYTHGNIHVLVVMYSINVFLTFTLSQAGMTRFWWARREKPGRRRHLAIHGFSLLLCVSVLLVTLAEKFGHGGWVTVALTSAMVLACFRLHRHYERSQHGLRQLDEILGAIPTRGEPNRAPLDPKLPTAVLLVGSFNGLGVHTLLSTVRFFPGLYRQFIFVSVAVVDSGSFKGQEEIEALQRKTRDDLDRYVTLARGLGFAAEGRTETGIEIVEPATELCRRIADEFAKATIISGKLVFRRERWYHGILHNETPAAIQRRLQWLGVPMVVLPVRASV encoded by the coding sequence ATGTCGCTCGTCGCCTTCCTCGCCTGGGTCGGGCTGGGCGCCGACGGGCTCTCGTCGTCGGCGTACGGCCCGGAGGAGGCGTTCCGGGCGCTGGGGAGCCACACCTACCTCGCCCTGGCGCTTGCCGCGGCGACCGCCGCGACGGTGATGGTCCTCTCGGCGTCCTACGCCGGGATCATCGAGCAGTTTCCCACTGGCGGCGGGGGCTACGTCGTCGCCTCGCACCTGCTCAGCCCGAAGCTCGGCGTGGTCTCCGGCTGTGCGCTGGTGGTCGACTACATCCTGACGATCGCCGTGTCGATCGCCTCGGGCGGCAACGCCGTCTTCAGCTTCCTGCCGGAGGCCTGGCAGTTCTGGAAGATGCCCGTCGAGGTCGCGGCGATCACGCTGCTCATCGTCCTCAATCTGCGCGGCGTCAAGGAGAGCGTCGAAGCGCTGCTGCCGGTCTTCCTCGTCTTCCTGGCGACGCACGCGCTGCTGATCGGCTGGGCGCTCTTCACCCACCTCGGGCAGGTTCCGCGCCTGGCGCACCAGATGTCGACCGGCTACTCCGAGGGCCTGACGACGCTCGGCGTCGGCGGCATGCTGCTGCTCTTCCTCAAGGCGTACTCGCTCGGCGGCGGCACCTACACCGGCATCGAGGCGGTCTCGAACGGGCTGCAGATCATGCGCGAGCCGCGGGTCAAGACGGGTCGCCGCACGATGGCGCTGATGGCCGTCTCGCTGGCGCTCACCGCCGCCGGCATTCTCGTCGCCTACCTGCTCTTCGACGTCGGCGCCGAATCGGGCAAGACGCTCAACGCAGTGCTCGCCGAGGCCGTCTTCGGCGCCTGGACGATCGGCGGCTGGAACGTCGGCTACTGGCTGGTGCTGATCACGCTCCTCTCGGAGGGCCTGCTGCTCTTCGTGGCGGCGCAGGCCGGCTTCATCGACGGGCCGCGGGTGATGGCCAACATGGCGGTCGACTCCTACTTCCCTCACCGCTTCGCCGCGCTCTCCGAACAGCTCGCCATGCACAACGGCGTGCTGCTGATGGGCGGCGCGGCGCTCGCCGTGCTGGCCTACACGCACGGCAACATCCACGTGCTGGTCGTCATGTACTCGATCAACGTGTTCCTCACCTTCACCCTGTCGCAGGCCGGCATGACGCGCTTCTGGTGGGCGCGGCGGGAGAAGCCCGGCAGGCGGCGGCACCTGGCGATCCACGGTTTCTCCCTGCTGCTCTGCGTGAGCGTTCTCCTGGTCACCCTCGCCGAGAAGTTCGGCCACGGCGGGTGGGTGACGGTGGCGCTGACCTCGGCGATGGTGCTCGCCTGCTTCCGCCTGCATCGCCACTACGAGCGCTCGCAGCACGGCCTGCGCCAGCTCGACGAGATCCTCGGCGCGATCCCCACCCGCGGCGAGCCGAACCGAGCGCCGCTCGACCCGAAGCTGCCGACGGCGGTGCTGCTCGTCGGCTCCTTCAACGGGCTCGGCGTCCACACGCTGCTGTCGACCGTGCGCTTCTTCCCCGGCCTCTATCGGCAGTTCATCTTCGTGAGCGTCGCGGTGGTCGACTCCGGGTCGTTCAAGGGGCAGGAGGAGATCGAGGCGCTGCAGCGCAAGACGCGCGATGACCTCGACCGCTACGTGACGCTGGCCCGCGGCCTGGGTTTCGCCGCCGAGGGACGGACCGAGACCGGGATCGAGATCGTCGAACCGGCGACCGAGCTCTGCCGGCGGATCGCCGACGAGTTCGCCAAGGCGACGATCATCTCGGGCAAGCTGGTCTTCCGCCGCGAGCGCTGGTACCACGGGATCCTGCACAACGAGACGCCGGCGGCAATTCAGCGGCGCCTGCAGTGGCTGGGCGTGCCGATGGTGGTGCTGCCGGTGCGGGCGAGCGTCTGA